One genomic window of Halovivax cerinus includes the following:
- a CDS encoding adenylate kinase, with protein MDHPRILIMGAPGAGKGTQSANITDAFDVEHVTTGDALRSNDDMDISDLGLEYDTPRAYMDRGELVPDEVVNAIVEKALADAAGFVLDGYPRNMDQASELEDMTELDVVLSLEVSEDELIDRLTGRRVCADCGANYHVDFDPPETDGVCDECGGDLIQRDDDTEETVTDRLRVYHENTEPVIEYYAEQGRLERIDGEQTADAVWDDIRETIERAA; from the coding sequence ATGGACCACCCACGGATTCTCATCATGGGCGCACCGGGTGCCGGCAAAGGGACACAGAGTGCGAACATCACCGACGCGTTCGACGTCGAGCACGTTACGACAGGTGACGCGCTGCGTTCGAACGACGACATGGACATCTCGGACCTCGGTCTCGAGTACGACACGCCACGCGCGTACATGGATCGCGGCGAACTGGTTCCGGACGAGGTCGTCAACGCCATCGTGGAGAAAGCGCTTGCGGACGCTGCTGGCTTCGTTCTCGACGGCTATCCGCGAAATATGGACCAGGCGAGCGAACTCGAGGACATGACCGAACTCGATGTCGTCCTCTCGCTCGAGGTGAGCGAGGACGAGTTGATCGACCGACTCACCGGCCGGCGGGTCTGTGCGGATTGTGGTGCGAATTACCACGTCGACTTCGATCCGCCGGAAACCGACGGCGTCTGTGACGAGTGCGGCGGCGACCTGATCCAGCGCGACGACGACACCGAGGAGACGGTCACGGATCGATTGCGCGTGTACCACGAGAATACCGAACCGGTGATCGAGTATTACGCCGAACAGGGACGTCTAGAGCGCATCGACGGCGAGCAGACAGCGGACGCGGTGTGGGACGACATCAGGGAGACGATCGAACGGGCCGCGTGA
- a CDS encoding copper oxidase gives MTQADVFELIFQVFLGLGTLVGIVVVLYIMYNAYAYKDEDGVADPKADSRPTVGELPVGGKGGKKLFLSFGLSAIIVLSLIIWTYGMLLFVEQGPGGIGQGGDVQVQNQEEVDEYVDLQVYASAFSFSYNHEYQGNTVENEFDQLVVPADVPVSVNATSRDVWHTFGISEFRVKADAIPGENSHTWFEAEEPGYYDTGVQCYELCGRGHSGMNHDLIVVSEDLYTTAIESQATGDLFGAIQNGDLSVDSTPAEFEEYMAAQESDDGGNGDGTDGGNNESTSDGGNTDGSNGNESTTDDGGNNESGGDN, from the coding sequence ATGACGCAGGCTGATGTGTTCGAGTTGATCTTCCAGGTCTTCCTGGGGCTCGGCACGCTGGTCGGCATCGTCGTCGTCCTGTACATTATGTACAACGCGTACGCTTACAAGGACGAAGACGGCGTCGCAGATCCGAAGGCCGACAGTCGGCCGACGGTCGGGGAACTACCGGTCGGTGGAAAGGGCGGCAAGAAACTCTTCCTCTCGTTCGGCCTCTCGGCGATCATCGTCCTCTCGCTGATCATCTGGACGTACGGAATGCTGCTGTTCGTCGAACAGGGCCCGGGCGGCATCGGACAGGGAGGCGACGTACAAGTGCAAAATCAAGAAGAGGTCGACGAGTACGTCGATCTCCAGGTGTACGCGAGCGCGTTCTCCTTCAGTTACAATCACGAGTACCAGGGGAACACCGTCGAGAACGAGTTCGACCAACTCGTCGTTCCGGCCGACGTTCCGGTCTCCGTAAACGCGACGAGTAGGGACGTCTGGCACACCTTCGGCATCTCCGAGTTCCGGGTGAAAGCCGACGCGATTCCCGGGGAGAACTCACACACGTGGTTCGAAGCCGAGGAACCGGGCTACTACGACACCGGTGTCCAGTGTTACGAACTCTGTGGGAGGGGCCACAGCGGCATGAACCACGACTTGATCGTCGTCTCCGAAGACCTATACACCACTGCGATTGAATCGCAGGCGACCGGCGACCTGTTCGGCGCCATCCAGAACGGAGACCTGTCGGTCGACTCCACGCCGGCCGAGTTCGAGGAGTACATGGCCGCCCAGGAGAGCGACGACGGTGGAAATGGTGACGGTACCGATGGTGGAAACAACGAAAGTACCAGCGATGGCGGAAACACTGACGGCTCGAATGGAAACGAGAGCACGACCGACGACGGTGGGAACAACGAGTCAGGTGGTGACAACTGA